A portion of the Mycobacterium paraseoulense genome contains these proteins:
- a CDS encoding DUF732 domain-containing protein — translation MNARRRKWRPAACAVLLFATVPLFSASAAADPADDAFIASLANYGIDVRDSGTAIAMAHRVCTGFDNNANASVLAMKVKRDTNLSMRQSSYFVGLSVAAYCPQYRGQIDSSLIWLIPGPPLM, via the coding sequence ATGAACGCCCGTCGTAGGAAGTGGCGGCCGGCCGCCTGTGCGGTCCTGCTGTTCGCGACCGTGCCCCTCTTCTCAGCGTCGGCGGCGGCGGATCCGGCCGATGACGCGTTCATCGCGTCGCTGGCGAACTACGGGATCGACGTCCGAGACAGTGGCACGGCGATCGCGATGGCCCACCGGGTGTGCACGGGGTTCGACAACAACGCGAATGCCAGCGTCCTGGCGATGAAGGTGAAGCGCGACACCAATCTCTCGATGAGGCAGTCCAGCTACTTCGTCGGCCTCTCCGTGGCCGCGTACTGCCCGCAGTACCGCGGACAGATCGACAGCTCGCTGATCTGGCTGATTCCCGGGCCCCCGCTGATGTGA
- a CDS encoding class I SAM-dependent methyltransferase, with protein sequence MTDDPRGDGVSRQYDRWQYPPPVTDLAAWSKNHWDWFDPHWAHRVLWPDREYKPDLDILIAGCGTFQAALFAFMNRGAKVVAIDVSRSALSHQQYLKDKHGLGNLELHLLPIEEVSTLARDFDLIVSTGVLHHMADPLAGLEALGGCLRTDGALGVMLYARYGRIGVDMLESVFRDLGLEQDEVAVQLVKEAIAVLPADHPVRTYLKGARDLVSDGALVDTFLHSRQRSYTVAECLDLVSSAGLAFQGWFHKTPYYPHDFVAPVSRFQEMLNQLPEVKLWSVMERLQPANATHFFIACRPERPKAHYAIDFSSAAALDYVPLLRTACLLAGDEIHLPGTKLKLNPAQLPFVAQVDGRRPIREIIANVAQHGGVGPDKADLVKEFGRKLFESLWRLDFLAIALNQNPSG encoded by the coding sequence GTGACCGACGATCCGCGGGGCGACGGCGTCTCCCGTCAATACGATCGGTGGCAGTATCCGCCCCCGGTGACCGACCTCGCGGCGTGGAGCAAAAACCACTGGGATTGGTTCGATCCCCACTGGGCGCACCGGGTGTTGTGGCCGGACCGGGAGTACAAACCGGACCTCGACATTCTCATCGCGGGTTGCGGCACCTTCCAGGCGGCCCTTTTCGCCTTCATGAACCGCGGCGCCAAGGTGGTCGCCATCGACGTCAGCCGGTCGGCGCTCAGTCATCAGCAATATCTGAAAGACAAGCACGGCCTGGGCAACTTGGAACTGCATCTGCTGCCCATCGAGGAGGTGTCGACGCTGGCCCGCGACTTCGACCTGATCGTCTCCACCGGCGTCTTGCACCACATGGCGGATCCGCTGGCCGGTCTGGAAGCGCTGGGCGGCTGTCTGCGCACAGATGGCGCGCTGGGCGTCATGCTGTACGCGCGGTACGGCCGGATCGGCGTCGACATGCTCGAGTCGGTCTTTCGCGACCTCGGCCTGGAGCAGGACGAGGTCGCGGTCCAACTGGTCAAAGAGGCGATCGCGGTACTACCGGCGGATCACCCCGTGCGCACATATCTGAAGGGCGCGCGCGATCTGGTGTCCGACGGCGCCCTGGTCGACACCTTCCTGCACAGTCGGCAGCGCAGCTACACCGTCGCGGAATGCCTGGACCTGGTCAGCTCGGCGGGGCTGGCATTCCAGGGCTGGTTCCACAAGACGCCGTACTACCCGCACGACTTCGTCGCGCCGGTCAGCCGGTTCCAGGAGATGCTGAACCAACTTCCCGAGGTCAAACTCTGGTCGGTGATGGAACGCCTGCAGCCGGCGAATGCCACCCACTTCTTCATCGCCTGTCGGCCGGAACGGCCGAAAGCGCATTACGCCATCGATTTCTCGAGCGCCGCCGCGCTCGACTACGTCCCGTTGCTGCGAACGGCCTGCCTGCTGGCCGGGGATGAGATCCACCTGCCCGGCACGAAGCTGAAGCTCAACCCGGCTCAGCTGCCCTTCGTTGCGCAGGTCGACGGCCGTCGCCCGATTCGGGAGATCATCGCGAACGTTGCCCAGCACGGCGGCGTCGGCCCGGACAAGGCCGATCTGGTAAAGGAATTCGGGCGCAAGCTGTTCGAATCGCTATGGCGCCTGGACTTTTTGGCGATCGCGCTGAACCAGAACCCGTCGGGATAG